TCAGAAAGTCACCTGTGAGCTTCCTAGCACGCCTGCGTGAAGACCTCGACGCCGCTGCGTCCCATGACCCGGCCGCGCGCGGTTCCATGGAGAACCTCGTGGTCTACTCCGGGCTGCACGCCATCTGGATGCACCGGCTGACCCATCGGATGTGGGCGCGGCCCGGACTGCGCTTCCCTGCCCGGGTGCTCTCGCAGCTGACCCGCTTCGCCACCGGGATCGAAATCCATCCCGGGGCAACGATTGGGCGCAGGTTCTTCATTGACCACGGCATGGGCGTGGTCATTGGCGAGACTGCGGAGATCGGTGACGACGTCATGCTTTACCACGGGGTCACCTTGGGCGGGCGGTCCCTGGCCCGGATCAAGCGCCACCCCACCATCTGCGACGGCGTCACGGTGGGGGCTGGCGCCAAAATCCTGGGTCCGGTGACCATTGGCAAGAACAGCGCCGTGGGCGCCAATGCCGTGGTGGTTAAGGATGCGCCGGCCGATTCCATTATCACCGGCATTCCGGCCCGATGGCGGCACCGTCAGGTCAAGGAAACGCAGGCAGCTGTGGATCCGGCCGAATATATCGATCCGGCGATTTATATCTGAGACAAGTCGTAACTGCGGCAAACTCGCAGACAATAGACAAAGGCCGCCGGCACCCATTGGGTGCCGGCGGCCTTTTGCGTACTCAGCGGTTGGCTAGTGGGTGTCCACTGCTTCCACCTCGGAGTGGTCCCCGCTCCACATTGTGTGGAATGTACCCTCGGAATCGACCCGGTTGTAGGTATGCGCCCCGAAGAGGTCACGCAGGCCCTGGGTGAGTGCGGCAGGCAGGCGCTTGCGGCGCAGTCCATCGTAGTAGGCCAGGGAAGAGCTGAAGACGGGCACGGGAATGCCCAGCTGGACGGCAACGGACACTACGCGGCGCCAAGCCGGCAGAGCCGCGGCAATGGACTCCGCGAAGGCCGGAGCCAGCAGCAGGTTGGCCGGAGCATTGTCTCCCTCATAGGCCTTCATGATGTCATCAAGCAGTTCCGCCCGGATGATGCAGCCGGCGCGCCACAGCGAGGCGATCTGGTCCAGCTTCAGGTCCCAGCCGTATTCCTTGGCGGCGCTGTTGAGCATGTCGATGCCCTGGGCGTAGCTGACGAGCTTGGAGGCGTAGAGCGCCTGGCGGACGTCATCAACGAAGGTTTCGGGCAGCTCGACGGTCGCTTCGCCGCCGGCAAGGATCTCCTGTGCTTCTGCGCGCTGGCCCCGCTGGGAGGACAGGGCCCGGGCGAAAACGGACTCGGCAATAGCGGAAACAGGCGAGCCCAGGTCCAGACCGGACACCACCGTCCAGCGTCCGGTGCCCTTCTGTCCGGCGGAATCCACGACGACGTCGACAAACGGCTTGCCGGTCTTTGCATCCGTGTGGGCCAGGACTTCGGCCGTGATTTCAATCAGGAAGGAACTGAGCTGTCCGGTGTTCCATTCCGTGAAGATTTCGGCCTGTTCAGCCGGTTCAATACCCCCGGCAGAGCGCAGCAGGTCGTAGGCCTCACCGATGACCTGCATGTCTGCGTACTCGATGCCGTTGTGCACCATCTTTACGAAGTGACCCGCGCCGTCGGTGCCGATCCAGCTGCAGCAGGGCTCGCCGTCGTACTTCGCCGCGATTTTCTCGAGCATGGGGCCCAGGGAGTCGTAGGACTCGCGCGAACCGCCGGGCATGATGGACGGGCCGAGCAGCGCGCCCTCTTCACCGCCGGAGACGCCGACACCCACAAAGTGAAGATCCTTCTCCGCCAGGGCGGCCTCGCGGCGCCGGGTGTCCTCGTAGTGTGAGTTGCCCGCGTCAATCACAATGTCGCCGGCTTCCAGCAGCGGCACCAGCTGGTCGATCACGGAGTCCACCGGAGCACCGGCCTTCACCATGATCAGGACGCGGCGGGGCTTCTCCAGGGAATCGACGAGTTCCTGAAGGGACTCGGTTCGGATGAAGTCGCCTTCATCGCCGTGGGCAGACAGCAGGGCGTCCGTTTTCTCGATCGACCGGTTGTGCAGGGCTACGGTGTAGCCGTTCCGGGCGAGGTTCCGCGCCAGGTTTGCACCCATGACGGCCAGGCCGGTGACACCAATTTGTGCGCTCAAGTTTTCTCCACGATTCTTCGGGTGCCCAGCAAGGGGGCACGGCGATTGGCGCTCGCCCGCCGTCTTTATCTCCCAGCCTATGCTTCCGAGCC
This genomic interval from Arthrobacter sunyaminii contains the following:
- the epsC gene encoding serine O-acetyltransferase EpsC translates to MSFLARLREDLDAAASHDPAARGSMENLVVYSGLHAIWMHRLTHRMWARPGLRFPARVLSQLTRFATGIEIHPGATIGRRFFIDHGMGVVIGETAEIGDDVMLYHGVTLGGRSLARIKRHPTICDGVTVGAGAKILGPVTIGKNSAVGANAVVVKDAPADSIITGIPARWRHRQVKETQAAVDPAEYIDPAIYI
- the gndA gene encoding NADP-dependent phosphogluconate dehydrogenase, translating into MSAQIGVTGLAVMGANLARNLARNGYTVALHNRSIEKTDALLSAHGDEGDFIRTESLQELVDSLEKPRRVLIMVKAGAPVDSVIDQLVPLLEAGDIVIDAGNSHYEDTRRREAALAEKDLHFVGVGVSGGEEGALLGPSIMPGGSRESYDSLGPMLEKIAAKYDGEPCCSWIGTDGAGHFVKMVHNGIEYADMQVIGEAYDLLRSAGGIEPAEQAEIFTEWNTGQLSSFLIEITAEVLAHTDAKTGKPFVDVVVDSAGQKGTGRWTVVSGLDLGSPVSAIAESVFARALSSQRGQRAEAQEILAGGEATVELPETFVDDVRQALYASKLVSYAQGIDMLNSAAKEYGWDLKLDQIASLWRAGCIIRAELLDDIMKAYEGDNAPANLLLAPAFAESIAAALPAWRRVVSVAVQLGIPVPVFSSSLAYYDGLRRKRLPAALTQGLRDLFGAHTYNRVDSEGTFHTMWSGDHSEVEAVDTH